Genomic segment of Ktedonobacteraceae bacterium:
GTGGTATCAGCAAGTTCTTTGGTGAACCGGATTACCAGAAGAGCCTGCCTGCCGCAGTTCAGGGACAATTGAATGGTCATCGTGGTCTACCGGATGTAGCAGCTGATGCCGATCCCGCGACCGGCATGGCCTTTTATATCGGTGGGCAGTGGCAGCAGGTGGGAGGCACCAGCGCGAGTACGCCGCTCTGGGCGGGAATTATCGCCGTGGCTGATCAAATGGCCGGCCATCCCCTCGGCTTCATCAATCCTGGTATCTATAAAGTGGCTACCTCGCCCAGTGTGCAGCAGGATTTCCGCGATATCACTATTGGCAATAACAGTTTCTCACAGGGACAGGCCAGGGTTACCGGATTCGATGCGGTCCCGGGCTGGGACCCTGTTACCGGCTGGGGCGCGCCCAATGCGCAAAAACTGCTGCCGGATTTGATTGCCGCCTTAAAATAAGGAAACATCTCACAGAGACTGAAGGAGAACACAAGGAATGATGCAGAAAAATAGATTGTTCGCGCCTGTAGTGGTCCTGTTGCTACTCCTGATTTCAGCATGCGCGCCATTGGGAGGCAATACAGCAGCAGGTACGCCTACCCCCAGACCCACAAGGCAAGCGGTGAAAACCGGGAGTCCCACGCAGACTCCCGATGACACGATTACCGAGACATGCCCCGCGACCATTTTTAGCTCGCCAACTTGCCAGACTCCTCAGTCCTTGCGCGTTGCTTATGGAGTGGAATCGCTCATCCAGCGCGGTTATACCGGGAAGGGACAGACGGTGGTCGATATTGTTTCCTTTGGCAGTCCGACCTTGCAGCAAGATATGGATGTGTTCGATAAGCAATTTGGCCTGCCACCAATAACGATCAAGGTCATTTCGCCGATCAATGAACCGCCCTATGACCCCAACGGCGACCGCGGCGGCTGGGCGCTCGAAACCGAACTGGACGTAGAGATCATTCATGCCATCGCTCCCGGCGCCGGAATCGTTGTGCTGGTGAGTCCCGTTGCTGAAACGGAGGGCACCGTTGGCCTACCCGAATTTCTGCAACTTGAGCAATACGCCCTCGATCATCACCTGGGTAACATCGTCTCACAGAGCTGGGGCGCATCCGAGGTGACATTGAAAGACTCCGCGGGGCAACAGGAGATACACAAATGGGATGCATTCTTCAAGCAGGCTACCACCCAGGAGGGAATCAGCTTCTTCTCCGCTTCCGGCGATAATGGGGCCACCGATTATACCGACCTTCAGGCATCGAAACTCTCGCCTACTCCGACAACCAGCTTCCCAGCCGACGATCCATGGGTTACCAGCGTTGGTGGAACGGCGTTGGATAGTTCTGGAGAAACCGCCTGGCATATGAGCGGCGGCGGGTTTAGCTCATTTTTCCCGGAACCCTCATTCCAGCAGACATTGCCGTCTGGCGACCAGGGCGAACTGAACCACCGGCGCGGTGTTCCTGATGTAGCCGCCGACGCCGATCCCAACACGGGGCTGGCGATCTATACTGCCGGTCATTGGGACCTGGGCGGCGGCACCAGTGCCAGCACGCCTCTGTGGGCCGCCATCATGGCAATAGGCGATCAGATGGCGGGTCATCCGCTGGGTTACATCAATCCTACGCTCTACAAGCTGGCCGAATCCGGCAGCTACACGCAGGATTTCCACGACATTACGTCGGGCAACAATTCGGTCAGTAATAGTCAGGTGGATGTGCAGGGCTATAATGCCCTCCAGGGCTGGGACCCCATCACAGGCTGGGGCTCGCCCAACGCCGAAAAATTACTGCCCGCCCTCATTGCAGCCATGAACGGAGGAACCGCTTAGCAAAACACTGGATTTTTGGAGCAAGCAGAAGTATAATTGATACGAAGCGCATATATTGTGAGTGATGCGATATCTTCAGAAAAATGGATTTCGTATCATGCCTGAAACTGCATCTGCTACTACAGTCACTAAAACCGAGCAACAGAACACTGATACCGGCGAGGCCGATGAGATCTCGGTATCCGATCTCATCACGCAGATACGCTATGCGACCGGGCTTGGCTGGTCCATGACCGAATTATTAGGTCGCTGCGTCATTCTCAGGCGTGTTTTAGAAATCATGCCCCCTCATAAACCTGATTTTTTCGCTCATACGGAAATCCTTTCACCTATTCGTGATCAACGCGAAAGAGCGCTTGCTGTGGTAGGTCGCATCCGCTTTCTGGCAAAGCAGCTGGGTGTGAATGGCTCGAAGGTCGTAGAGCAAGATGAAACCCCGAATAACGGCTATAGGATCAGCGAGAACGGTAAATATTATATAGACATGCTGAACGATAGAGTCAATGAGTTGTGCAGTGTGGATACGAAGCCGGAAGCCTACAAGAACATAAGCGCCAGCATAAATGCCCTGCTCTACTTCTGGAACGAAGAGATTCAGGTGATTCTCCAGCAGCTGCCTCCGCCGGTCTACAATGGATATACCGTTGGGCGCGGCTTTTCCACCATTCGCTGGTACATCGGTATTGGTGAAGCCGATCCTGCCTTCTATCAATCTCACGCCAATAGCAATAATCACCGGCGACGACCAGAAGAAAATGCCTTACAGGGCGAGGCAAGAAATGCCTTGATAAGCGAAGCCTCACTGTTTAAATTGCATGATCATCTCCAGAGCCTGTCTATTTACTTACAGCCACTCGTTCCGCAGGCATTGACGAACAGCCTCATCATCTGGGGAAAAGCTATCATAGAGAATCCGCAAGCGCTGAGCAAAGAGGCGCAACACAATAGCGAGCATGTGAAGATGAAGCGCGCTTTGATAAAACAAGCCACCATCTGGCATGACCTGCTTACAGGTGAGCGCGATCCTACCACTTTCATAAACCCTCAAGTAATCATCCGGCATTTCGTTGGCAGGCTGCTGCTTTTTATTCTACCTTTCCTTCTGGGCGGCCTTCTTCTTGCCGTGGCTGTTTTTGTTATTCTTACGTATTTGCAGGCACGCGTTGCTCCCTCAATGCAAGCGATGCCTGCTAACCCTCAAGGGCAATCCATTACGGATACCATTCAGAACACGGTAACGGCGCTTATTGCCGCAGCCGCAACCATTCCCTTTATCCGCACGTGGTTTTTATCGAGTACTAAGACCGCGACGGACTTTATCAGCAAGCATCCCGATACTATCACCACCGCCGGTAAAAATGCCCTTGATCTCCTCTGGCAGCAATCTCAGCAGGTGGCCGTCAATCAGAAGACGCTCGTATCACCTCGCTCCAATCCCCCTGATGTGGATGATGGAGACTGAGCGGAATGTTACGTGTCGATTGCCATTGATTTCTTCGTTAAAATATGGTACGCTTGTCGTGAAATTCAAAGAAAATGGAGGTAGCAAATATGTCAGCGAAGGTCATTCCTTGTGTCTTCACCCGGAGTGGTTATCCTCGCTAAGCATACCCGGCCTGCAACAGATCGAAAAAATAGGAAGTCGTTGTTTTCACCTGCGCAGATTGAAATTGCGCGGTAACTCGTTCGACATCTCCCTGCTTTTCCGCGAGCATGATACGTGTTCGCGAGCCTTTCTGGTTATGCGCAGCCTGCGATATGCTCCAGCCCCCTTTCAGGCTGCCGGAATACCACCTCTGAAGATACATTTTCCACTCTATTCAACCCGATCCTTTTGATGTGATTTTTTGCCCATTGGCATGTTCGTACAAGAGGCGTTCTTGCTCTGTCTTTGTACCATTATGGGCACGATCACATCGCCAGATGTCATACATATCCCATTTATGTGATGCGCGAAAGAAAGGAGGTGGCCTGTGAAGCAACAGCAATTACGGCGGGAAACAATGCGAAAACAGTTTCAATTCAACAGGTTCAACATCTTAACCATGAAGGAGCATAGAGCTTGAAACAGCCTTTCCAAGATGATTTCGAGGAAGAAACCGTCACTTTTGTAAAAATGAAGCCGGATGCCCGCGAACGCTACCTTTTGCGCAAAGCGACTCACGTCAAACCAACGAAAAAAAACAGCTACGAAGGCAGTTCGCAGGTGCAACGCTGGTTAAAGGAGCAGGCCTACGACTACGAACCGGAGGTTGAGCAACAGCAGCAATCGTCGTTTCGTCCGGCGTTTCTGACCGGACGGCGGGATGCCCCCTGGATACTCTCGTCGCTCACGCCGCTGTATGACCAGAAACTCATCACGGACATCGTGCATGAAGTCAGCAGTGGTAAGGAAGCAACGGTATTCTGCTGCGTAGCTCATCCCGATACCGGCGAGGAGTTTTTGGCCGCCAAGATTTACCGCCCGCGTATGTTCCGCGCCCTGCGCAACGATGCGGTGTATCGTTATAGCCGCGTCCAGCGCGACGAGCAGGGTCAGGCCGAACATGGCAACAGTCGCCGTGGGAGTGCTGCCACCCGCAAGACCGAGCGCGGGCGAGCTGCTCAGGTCGCCTCCTGGATCGAGTACGAGTACCTGACGCAGCGTCTCATGTATGAGCATGGGGCAGACGTTCCGCGCCCATTCGCGCACGCCGGCAACGCCATTCTGATGGAATACATCGGCGCAAGAGATCAGGCGGCATTACGCCTGAGCGACGTGGAGCTTGAGCCAGAGGAAGCGCGGGAACACTTCGCCTGTATTCTATGGAATATCGAGCTGGCGTTGATACACGGGCGTATCCACGGCGATCTCTCGGCGCATAACATCCTCTACTCTGAGGGCAAAGTCACGTTGATCGACTTCGCGCAGGCGGTCGATCCCTATCACAATTCGGATGTGTATTCATTGCTTGCCCGAGATGTGGAGCGTACTTGCCAGTACTTTGCCCGTTACGGTCTGAAGTCCGACGCGCGCAAGCTCGCACACGACATATGGACGCGCCATATGGGGCCGATCCCCCAGCTCGTCTGAGTATCCGTCGGGGCCGGGCAGCCCTCTCAGTATCAAAAGTCTGGGCTGGTGGGCCAACCGGGAGTATCCGTCGGAGCCGGGCAGCCCTGTCTGGGGACAGGCATACCGCGCCCAGCGCCGATTATGGTGTTTGATAAACTACTCCGGCAAAGCACGTCAGGCCGATTTATCGGCCTGGCGCCACTTTCTGAATGAGATTCGTGATGAAAGAGAAGACTGCATTATGGTAAGTACATCAACAGCTCTTTAGAAAGAGAAATACACATGGCAGCAACAGAACGATCCACCGTCATTGGCGTCTTCAGCAGTGAAGGAATAGCGCGGCAGGCGGTGCA
This window contains:
- a CDS encoding S53 family peptidase, giving the protein MMQKNRLFAPVVVLLLLLISACAPLGGNTAAGTPTPRPTRQAVKTGSPTQTPDDTITETCPATIFSSPTCQTPQSLRVAYGVESLIQRGYTGKGQTVVDIVSFGSPTLQQDMDVFDKQFGLPPITIKVISPINEPPYDPNGDRGGWALETELDVEIIHAIAPGAGIVVLVSPVAETEGTVGLPEFLQLEQYALDHHLGNIVSQSWGASEVTLKDSAGQQEIHKWDAFFKQATTQEGISFFSASGDNGATDYTDLQASKLSPTPTTSFPADDPWVTSVGGTALDSSGETAWHMSGGGFSSFFPEPSFQQTLPSGDQGELNHRRGVPDVAADADPNTGLAIYTAGHWDLGGGTSASTPLWAAIMAIGDQMAGHPLGYINPTLYKLAESGSYTQDFHDITSGNNSVSNSQVDVQGYNALQGWDPITGWGSPNAEKLLPALIAAMNGGTA
- a CDS encoding RIO1 family regulatory kinase/ATPase codes for the protein MKQPFQDDFEEETVTFVKMKPDARERYLLRKATHVKPTKKNSYEGSSQVQRWLKEQAYDYEPEVEQQQQSSFRPAFLTGRRDAPWILSSLTPLYDQKLITDIVHEVSSGKEATVFCCVAHPDTGEEFLAAKIYRPRMFRALRNDAVYRYSRVQRDEQGQAEHGNSRRGSAATRKTERGRAAQVASWIEYEYLTQRLMYEHGADVPRPFAHAGNAILMEYIGARDQAALRLSDVELEPEEAREHFACILWNIELALIHGRIHGDLSAHNILYSEGKVTLIDFAQAVDPYHNSDVYSLLARDVERTCQYFARYGLKSDARKLAHDIWTRHMGPIPQLV